A stretch of Lactuca sativa cultivar Salinas chromosome 6, Lsat_Salinas_v11, whole genome shotgun sequence DNA encodes these proteins:
- the LOC128126848 gene encoding protein FAR-RED IMPAIRED RESPONSE 1-like: protein MDSSSPTIQNEELYLANSKFDSYDELLKSVRDFYYVKGYGISIRDSSKDKYVTLQCDRGGCYRDRLSIGDKRKKNTGSRLISCPFQIVGKKEYDGGWILKAKNLSHNHEPSTDISRHPSFCRLSPNDVQSVKNMMLSGIPPRQILSSLRQGNPNLPAVSRTIYNLKAKIRKENLGNRSTVSALFEEFEKEGFIYDILHNSIGHITHLFIAHPLSIKLAKAFSNIFIMDCTYKTNKYNMPLLDIIGVSCFNTSFYSGFVFLEREDEDSYIWALSVFKKTLENREPSVIMSDRELALMNAINMVFPNTTNLLCIWHIEKNVLANCKKHFPHTEEFDIFMSSWNNVAYSTSKTIFEHNWGEFELFYQTKKVAIEYIKKTWLPWKEKFVSAWTENYLHFGNRSSSRAEGAHAKLKQYLQVSTGGFQDVTKKICLAIKHEFNEIKVKLASERIQILHNCDAPVFRELLCHISHFALKEIHMQYEKIKKGTMTPCTSHFMATMGLPCAHKIKHLEGMKLSLDLIHPHWRIDTICLNSEDDLHNDIGAKEFDELLSELSSRYQIWPQSKKEFANSMITQLLTESDILFEPLIRRPKGRPPKSKNKRGINSTARDPSRFEFVES from the exons ATGGATTCATCAAGTCCTACAATACAAAATGAAGAACTTTATTTAGCTAACTCCAAATTTGATTCATATGATGAACTACTAAAGAGTGTAAGAGATTTTTATTACGTTAAAGGATACGGAATATCTATTCGAGATTCAAGTAAAGACAAATATGTCACTTTGCAATGTGATAGAGGTGGTTGTTATCGAGATAGATTGAGTATTGGAGATAAAAGGAAGAAGAATACCGGATCTCGCTTGATTAGTTGCCCTTTTCAGATTGTAGGTAAAAAGGAATATGATGGCGGTTGGATACTTAAGGCAAAAAACTTGTCTCACAACCATGAACCATCTACTGATATCTCTAGGCATCCATCATTTTGTCGATTATCACCAAATGACGTACAAAGTGTCAAAAACATGATGCTTTCTGGCATACCCCCAAGGCAAATTCTTTCTTCTTTACGTCAAGGAAACCCGAACCTTCCGGCAGTCTCTCGAACTATATACAATCTGAAGGCAAAAATTCGCAAGGAAAACTTGGGAAATCGATCAACGGTTAGTGCTTTATTTGAAGAGTTTGAAAAAGAGGGTTTTATCTATGATATTTTACATAACTCAATAGGGCATATAACCCATTTGTTCATTGCACATCCTTTGTCGATTAAATTGGCAAAAGCTTTCTCTAATATATTTATAATGGATTGCACATACAAAACCAACAAATATAACATGCCTCTCCTTGATATCATTGGGGTTTCATGTTTTAATACATCTTTTTATTCTGGGTTTGTATTTCTGGAGAGAGAGGATGAAGATAGTTACATTTGGGCATTAAGTGTGTTTAAGAAGACTCTTGAAAACCGTGAACCGTCTGTGATTATGTCTGATAGAGAGTTGGCACTAATGAATGCCATAAATATGGTATTCCCAAACACGACAAACCTTTTATGTATTTGGCATATTGAAAAGAATGTGTTGGCAAATTGCAAGAAGCATTTTCCACATACAGAAGAGTTTGATATATTTATGTCAAGTTGGAATAATGTAGCATATTCAACAAGTAAAACTATTTTTGAGCATAATTGGGGTGAGTTTGAGTTGTTTTATCAGACGAAAAAAGTTGCAATCGAGTACATCAAAAAAACATGGTTGCCTTGGAAGGAAAAGTTTGTTAGTGCTTGGACAGAAAATTATTTGCATTTTGGTAATCGGTCATCATCAAGGGCTGAAGGTGCTCATGCGAAACTGAAACAATATCTACAAGTATCTACAGGTGGCTTTCAAGATGTTACCAAAAAGATTTGTCTTGCAATCAAACATGAGTTCAATGAGATTAAAGTGAAACTCGCAAGTGAGAGAATCCAAATTCTTCATAATTGTGATGCACCTGTTTTTAGAGAACTTTTGTGTCATATATCTCATTTTGCATTAAAGGAGATACATATGcaatatgaaaaaataaaaaagg gtACAATGACTCCTTGCACCAGTCATTTTATGGCAACCATGGGTCTTCCTTGTGCTCACAAGATAAAACATTTAGAAGGAATGAAACTTTCATTAGATCTTATTCATCCACATTGGAGGATTGATACGATATGTTTGAATTCAGaagatgatttacacaatgatATTGGAGCCAAGGAATTTGATGAGTTGCTTAGTGAGTTGTCTTCAAGATATCAAATATGGCCTCAAAGTAAGAAAGAATTTGCTAATTCTATGATTACTCAACTTCTAACTGAATCTGATATATTATTTGAGCCTTTGATTCGCCGACCAAAGGGTAGACCtccaaaatcaaaaaataaaagagGAATAAATTCTACCGCACGAGACCCTTCAAGATTTGAGTTTGTAGAATCATAA
- the LOC111915804 gene encoding thymidine kinase a isoform X1 codes for MKSLIFPTRTAAILIPNLVFNPSNSLSSISNFLPVRNPNYLPQLRRLRLSSAYSSPITEENGHCHQTEGEIHVIVGPMFAGKTTTLLRRIKSESSNGRNAAVIKSSKDTRYGLDSIVTHDGEKLSCWPLEALSSFKERIGLEAYHKLEVIGIDEAQFFEDLYDFCIKAADHDGKTVIVAGLDGDYLRRSFGVLDIIPIADTVTKLKARCEVCGKPAFFTLRKTEETEREVVAGADVYMPVCRNHYLTGQKVKQSARNVLETHNLQCGSFL; via the exons ATGAAATCACTGATCTTTCCAACAAGAACAGCCGCGATCTTAATTCCAAATCTTGTTTTTAATCCGTCTAACTCGCTTTCTTCCATTTCTAATTTCTTACctgttagaaaccctaattatctCCCTCAACTACGTCGTCTTAGATTATCCTCAGCTTATTCTTCGCCAATCACCGAAGAAAACGGCCATTGCCACCAAACTGAGGGTGAAATTCACGTAATTGTGGGCCCTATGTTCGCTGGAAAAaccaccactttgcttcgccggATTAAATCTGAAAGCTCTAATGGCAG AAATGCAGCTGTTATAAAGTCTAGTAAGGATACAAGATATGGATTGGATTCAATTGTGACACATGATGGGGAGAAGCTTTCATGTTGGCCACTTGAAGCTTTATCATCATTCAAAGAAAGAATTGGTCTTGAAGCTTATCATAAG CTAGAGGTGATTGGAATTGATGAAGCTCAGTTTTTTGAAGACTTGTATGATTTCTGCATTAAAGCTGCTGACCATGATGGCAAAACTGTAATTGTTGCTGGCTTGGATGGTGATTATTTGcg GAGGAGCTTTGGGGTGCTAGATATAATACCGATTGCAGATACTGTAACGAAATTAAAGGCACGATGTGAGGTGTGTGGGAAGCCTGCTTTTTTTACTTTAAggaaaacagaggagacagagaGAGAAGTAGTGGCTGGTGCTGACGTGTACATGCCTGTTTGTAGAAACCATTATTTGACTGGTCAAAAGGTCAAACAGTCTGCAAGAAATGTTCTGGAAACACATAACCTTCAATGTGGCTCATTCTTATAG
- the LOC111915805 gene encoding pentatricopeptide repeat-containing protein At5g66520 produces MKVKLNIMGFIAMLSHSPSKTIKQKVMSVIHDSKELHIIFQIHAFLLKTSLQSDNFIITKLLRNFSLNSSNNLLYARSLFDEMPCPDTFLWNTMIRAYLNSENPDECLSLFHQLRRQDHHFIDSFSLSLVVQACGRSGFLQNGQTIHTQVLKLGFGNDLFVQTGLTEMYVKFGWIEFARKVFGEMKDPDLVSYNVMLAEYVRIGEISLARQLFDKMSQRDLVSWNIMIHGYASLPHGGKYLVSWSKQSHEALNLFHDMQLANFLPDKITIVSVLSACGDLCALTTGMKVHKYIIQNRIEIDIKLATSLVNMYAKCGDINTALKVFNGIKKKDVFLWSAMIMGFSNHGYGDLALDHFNNMINEGVKPNGVTFIGVLSACSHIGLVDKGWEYFNSMSDVYGLTQEMEHYGCMVDILSRAGHLDKAKDLIMNMPFEPDVVVWRGLLGGCKIHKNVEIGEDVNRKIIALEGYDDGNYVLLSDIYCEGKRWEEAVNVRKKMEEVRIQKSPGMSSIEVDTTPNQDLD; encoded by the coding sequence ATGAAGGTAAAGTTAAACATAATGGGATTCATCGCGATGCTCTCCCACTCTCCCTCGAAAACCATCAAACAAAAAGTCATGTCCGTAATTCACGACTCAAAAGAACTCCATATTATCTTCCAAATCCATGCATTCCTTCTAAAAACTTCCTTACAATCCGACAACTTCATCATCACCAAGCTGCTTCGGAACTTCTCTTTGAATTCTTCAAACAATTTGCTTTATGCCAGATCCCTTTTTGACGAAATGCCATGTCCAGACACATTTCTTTGGAACACCATGATCAGAGCTTACTTAAATTCCGAAAACCCCGACGAATGTCTGTCTTTATTTCACCAGTTGCGTCGCCAAGATCACCACTTTATAGACAGTTTCAGCCTCTCTCTTGTGGTTCAAGCGTGTGGGAGGTCGGGTTTTCTTCAAAACGGTCAAACGATACATACCCAGGTATTGAAACTTGGTTTTGGGAATGATCTCTTTGTCCAGACGGGTCTCACTGAAATGTACGTGAAATTCGGGTGGATAGAATTTGCGAGGAAGGTGTTTGGTGAAATGAAAGATCCAGACTTGGTTTCGTATAATGTAATGCTAGCTGAGTATGTGAGGATTGGGGAAATAAGTTTAGCACGCCAACTGTTTGATAAAATGTCTCAAAGAGACTTGGTTTCATGGAACATCATGATCCATGGTTATGCCTCACTTCCCCATGGAGGTAAATATTTGGTTTCTTGGAGCAAGCAGTCTCACGAGGCTTTGAATCTCTTCCATGATATGCAATTAGCTAACTTTTTACCTGATAAAATCACAATTGTGAGTGTGTTATCCGCATGTGGAGATTTATGTGCTTTAACTACAGGCATGAAAGTTCACAAGTACATAATTCAAAACCGAATCGAAATAgacataaagcttgcaacttccCTTGTCAACATGTATGCAAAATGTGGAGATATAAACACTGCATTGAAAGTTTTCAATGGCATAAAAAAGAAAGATGTGTTCTTATGGAGTGCTATGATCATGGGGTTTTCAAACCATGGGTATGGCGATCTTGCACTCGATCATTTCAACAATATGATAAATGAAGGAGTTAAACCAAATGGTGTCACCTTTATAGGTGTTTTAAGTGCTTGTAGTCATATTGGTTTAGTGGATAAAGGGTGGGAATACTTTAACTCCATGAGTGATGTATATGGATTAACACAAGAAATGGAACATTATGGTTGCATGGTTGATATTTTGAGTCGTGCAGGACATTTAGATAAAGCCAAAGATTTAATCATGAATATGCCTTTTGAACCGGATGTGGTGGTTTGGAGAGGGCTTCTTGGGGGATGTaagattcataaaaatgttgaAATAGGTGAAGATGTTAATAGGAAAATAATAGCACTAGAAGGTTATGATGATGGAAATTATGTGTTGTTATCCGATATATATTGTGAAGGTAAAAGGTGGGAAGAAGCTGTAAATGTTAGGAAGAAGATGGAAGAAGTTAGAATACAAAAGTCTCCTGGAATGAGTTCAATCGAGGTTGATACTACACCCAATCAAGATCTAGATTGA
- the LOC111915804 gene encoding pentatricopeptide repeat-containing protein At4g16470 isoform X2, with product MKSLIFPTRTAAILIPNLVFNPSNSLSSISNFLPVRNPNYLPQLRRLRLSSAYSSPITEENGHCHQTEGEIHVIVGPMFAGKTTTLLRRIKSESSNGRFQDKVSKGFLNMDETLKNLCFSGRLAEAVGLLCHTGHQVDSETYSLLLQDCIFKKDYQFGKRIHSQMIISGFVPNEYLNIKLLILYAKSGDLVTAHILFKKLLIPNVISWNAMISGYVQKGLEEQGLNLYYKMRQNGLTPDQFTFSSVFRACATLATLEQGKQAHGVMIKTQINGNLVVNSALIDMYFKCSCPYDGHLVFNKASDKNIVTWTSLISGYGQHGRVKEVLDAFHRMINEGFRPNSVTFLVVLSACSHGGLVKEGWEYFQSMRRNYVITPGEKHYAAMVDILGRSGRLDEAFEFVKNAPCKDHPVIWGALIQACKWDNVAEIRSGLKELGMKKENAAVIKSSKDTRYGLDSIVTHDGEKLSCWPLEALSSFKERIGLEAYHKLEVIGIDEAQFFEDLYDFCIKAADHDGKTVIVAGLDGDYLRRSFGVLDIIPIADTVTKLKARCEVCGKPAFFTLRKTEETEREVVAGADVYMPVCRNHYLTGQKVKQSARNVLETHNLQCGSFL from the exons ATGAAATCACTGATCTTTCCAACAAGAACAGCCGCGATCTTAATTCCAAATCTTGTTTTTAATCCGTCTAACTCGCTTTCTTCCATTTCTAATTTCTTACctgttagaaaccctaattatctCCCTCAACTACGTCGTCTTAGATTATCCTCAGCTTATTCTTCGCCAATCACCGAAGAAAACGGCCATTGCCACCAAACTGAGGGTGAAATTCACGTAATTGTGGGCCCTATGTTCGCTGGAAAAaccaccactttgcttcgccggATTAAATCTGAAAGCTCTAATGGCAG ATTTCAGGATAAGGTCTCAAAGGGCTTCCTCAACATGGATGAAACATTGAAGAATCTATGTTTTTCAGGAAGACTAGCAGAAGCAGTTGGATTACTATGCCATACAGGACACCAAGTTGACTCAGAGACTTACTCCCTTCTTTTGCAAGATTGCATATTCAAAAAAGATTATCAGTTTGGGAAAAGAATCCATTCACAAATGATTATATCTGGTTTTGTTCCCAATGAGTACCTAAACATCAAGTTGCTTATATTATATGCAAAATCAGGCGATCTAGTCACTGCCCACATTCTTTTCAAGAAATTACTCATCCCAAATGTGATTTCATGGAACGCCATGATTTCAGGTTATGTCCAAAAGGGTCTTGAAGAACAGGGCTTGAATCTTTATTACAAAATGAGACAAAATGGTTTAACACCTGACCAGTTCACTTTTTCTTCAGTTTTTAGGGCATGTGCCACCCTGGCAACACTAGAACAGGGTAAACAAGCACATGGGGTTATGATCAAGACCCAAATAAATGGAAATCTTGTAGTCAATAGTGCCCTAATCGATATGTATTTCAAGTGCAGCTGTCCATACGATGGACATTTAGTATTCAACAAGGCCTCAGATAAAAATATTGTTACATGGACTTCCTTGATATCTGGATATGGACAACATGGAAGGGTAAAAGAGGTATTAGATGCTTTCCATAGAATGATAAACGAAGGATTTAGACCAAACAGTGTTACTTTTCTTGTAGTTCTTTCCGCTTGTAGCCATGGAGGTTTGGTAAAAGAGGGCTGGGAGTATTTTCAATCAATGAGAAGAAATTACGTGATTACCCCTGGGGAAAAGCATTATGCAGCAATGGTGGACATTTTAGGGAGATCAGGAAGGTTAGATGAAGCTTTTGAGTTTGTAAAAAATGCACCATGTAAAGACCACCCAGTGATATGGGGTGCACTTATTCAAGCTTGTAAG TGGGATAATGTTGCTGAGATTAGGAGTGGATTGAAGGAATTGGGGATGAAAAAGGA AAATGCAGCTGTTATAAAGTCTAGTAAGGATACAAGATATGGATTGGATTCAATTGTGACACATGATGGGGAGAAGCTTTCATGTTGGCCACTTGAAGCTTTATCATCATTCAAAGAAAGAATTGGTCTTGAAGCTTATCATAAG CTAGAGGTGATTGGAATTGATGAAGCTCAGTTTTTTGAAGACTTGTATGATTTCTGCATTAAAGCTGCTGACCATGATGGCAAAACTGTAATTGTTGCTGGCTTGGATGGTGATTATTTGcg GAGGAGCTTTGGGGTGCTAGATATAATACCGATTGCAGATACTGTAACGAAATTAAAGGCACGATGTGAGGTGTGTGGGAAGCCTGCTTTTTTTACTTTAAggaaaacagaggagacagagaGAGAAGTAGTGGCTGGTGCTGACGTGTACATGCCTGTTTGTAGAAACCATTATTTGACTGGTCAAAAGGTCAAACAGTCTGCAAGAAATGTTCTGGAAACACATAACCTTCAATGTGGCTCATTCTTATAG